From a single Fusobacterium ulcerans ATCC 49185 genomic region:
- a CDS encoding L-serine ammonia-lyase, iron-sulfur-dependent, subunit alpha: MKKYHSIFNDVLGPIMTGPSSSHTAGCARIGKMIRILYGNDIEEAEIIFEKNGSYPSTYKGQGTDYGFVGGLLGFSPDDIRLKHALKIAEESNLKITFKSEDLGMNHPNEAEIRIYRNKKLDMKIITRSTGGGMFEIINMDDFDISITGENKKIYISTKENSLIQEIKKILSPDHYYLQEKNSTILFEILIINSEIENKIKYLKNDNRIIFYRTADVILPVALNKENIPLFFNAAEAIEYNKSENLNLWELAIRYECSISNISKNDIVEKMKNILFFMKKSLLIDINDKNTEFQILSNNSAKIEDKLKNENIIDMGVLNKIMLSAVKTMENNCKHNIIVAAPTAGSCGVIPATIVYCGEKINAEEDKIIKALLTSGLIGVFIANQSTFSAEVAGCQAENGAASCMAAAGIIELLDGNIEECFSAASLALQNLLGLICDPVGGLTEVPCISRNVLASINAVSSANMIKCGYDAVIPLDEVITAMYEVGKMLPNELKCTCKGGLCNTKTGKEIYNKIKK, encoded by the coding sequence ATGAAAAAATATCACAGCATCTTTAATGATGTTTTAGGACCTATAATGACAGGACCTTCAAGTTCTCATACTGCTGGATGTGCAAGAATTGGTAAAATGATAAGAATTTTATATGGAAATGATATAGAAGAAGCTGAAATTATATTTGAAAAAAATGGTTCTTATCCCAGTACTTACAAAGGTCAAGGAACAGATTATGGTTTTGTTGGAGGACTTTTAGGATTTTCTCCTGATGATATAAGACTAAAGCACGCTTTAAAAATAGCTGAAGAAAGTAATCTTAAAATAACTTTTAAATCAGAAGATTTAGGAATGAACCATCCCAATGAAGCTGAAATTAGAATATATAGAAACAAAAAATTAGATATGAAAATTATTACCCGTTCTACTGGTGGGGGAATGTTTGAAATAATTAATATGGATGATTTTGACATATCAATAACTGGTGAAAATAAAAAAATTTATATTTCTACAAAAGAAAATTCATTAATTCAAGAAATTAAAAAAATTCTTTCTCCAGATCATTATTATTTACAGGAAAAAAACAGTACAATTCTTTTTGAAATATTAATAATTAATAGTGAAATTGAAAATAAAATTAAATATTTAAAAAATGATAATAGAATTATTTTTTATAGAACAGCAGATGTTATTTTGCCTGTAGCACTAAACAAAGAAAACATACCACTATTTTTTAATGCCGCAGAAGCTATTGAATACAATAAAAGTGAAAATTTAAATCTGTGGGAGCTCGCAATCAGATATGAATGTAGTATAAGTAATATTTCAAAAAATGACATTGTAGAAAAAATGAAAAACATATTATTTTTTATGAAAAAATCTTTATTAATAGATATTAATGATAAAAATACTGAATTTCAAATACTTTCTAATAATTCTGCTAAAATAGAAGATAAATTAAAAAATGAAAATATAATTGACATGGGGGTTTTAAATAAAATTATGCTTTCAGCAGTTAAAACTATGGAAAATAATTGTAAACATAATATCATAGTTGCTGCTCCTACAGCTGGTTCTTGTGGTGTAATTCCTGCTACAATTGTTTATTGTGGAGAAAAAATAAATGCTGAAGAAGATAAAATTATAAAAGCACTGTTAACATCAGGTCTTATTGGTGTCTTTATTGCTAATCAATCTACTTTTAGCGCAGAAGTTGCTGGATGTCAGGCAGAAAATGGGGCAGCAAGCTGTATGGCAGCAGCTGGAATTATTGAATTATTAGATGGAAATATTGAAGAATGTTTTTCTGCAGCTTCATTGGCACTGCAAAATCTGCTGGGATTAATTTGTGACCCTGTAGGAGGCTTAACTGAAGTTCCTTGTATAAGCAGAAATGTTTTAGCTTCTATAAATGCGGTTTCATCAGCTAATATGATAAAATGCGGTTATGATGCAGTTATTCCTTTAGACGAAGTCATTACTGCAATGTATGAAGTTGGAAAAATGCTTCCTAACGAATTAAAATGTACTTGCAAAGGTGGTTTATGTAATACAAAAACAGGAAAAGAAATATACAATAAAATTAAAAAATAA
- a CDS encoding TRAP transporter large permease, whose amino-acid sequence MIIAVALIILLIMLIIGMPIPLAFLASAGSICFLGDYDPSFLMVYGYNKINSILLLTIPLFVLAGSIMDNGGIGEKLIGTVEKRVGKVKGSLGIVAVVSCAVFGAVSGSSSATLSCIGSIMTPRLKRNGYPEGLIGALLASSGVLGILIPPSMLMILYAWSSGQSVLACFLATVLPGILLIILISLVNCWYAKKNPNIKVYDKVVENINTNKNFKKKNDSAVPALLMPVIILGSIYCGILTATEAAALSVIYAVPVGAFYYKKIDKITFKTALIQAGETAGVIMAMLFSVMILSRLYVSENLPNMILQFLTSISEKKVIILIMINLFMIILGMIMDDCSATILAAPILLPVIVALGVSPIHFAAILGVNIGMGNVTPPTAPLLYLAGRISKAEVKEMLGPDIALICFAWFPTLILTTYIPAFGLFLPKLFGYL is encoded by the coding sequence ATGATAATTGCTGTTGCTTTAATAATTTTATTAATTATGTTAATTATAGGAATGCCTATCCCATTAGCATTTTTAGCCTCTGCTGGAAGTATTTGTTTTTTAGGTGACTATGATCCATCTTTTTTAATGGTTTATGGTTATAATAAAATAAATTCTATTCTATTGCTTACAATCCCATTATTTGTTCTTGCAGGTTCGATCATGGATAATGGTGGAATTGGAGAAAAATTAATAGGAACTGTTGAAAAACGTGTAGGAAAAGTTAAAGGAAGCCTTGGAATAGTTGCTGTAGTATCTTGTGCTGTTTTTGGAGCTGTTTCTGGAAGTTCATCTGCAACTTTATCTTGTATAGGTTCTATAATGACTCCAAGATTAAAAAGAAATGGATATCCTGAAGGATTAATAGGAGCTTTGTTAGCAAGTTCTGGAGTTCTTGGAATTTTAATTCCCCCATCAATGTTAATGATTTTATATGCATGGTCAAGTGGACAGTCAGTTCTTGCATGTTTTTTAGCAACAGTTTTACCAGGAATTTTATTAATTATTCTTATAAGCTTGGTTAATTGCTGGTATGCTAAGAAAAATCCAAACATAAAAGTTTACGATAAAGTAGTTGAAAACATAAATACAAACAAGAATTTTAAAAAGAAAAATGATAGTGCTGTTCCTGCTTTATTAATGCCAGTTATTATTTTAGGCTCTATTTATTGCGGAATATTAACAGCTACAGAAGCAGCAGCTTTATCTGTAATATACGCTGTTCCGGTTGGAGCTTTTTATTATAAAAAAATAGATAAAATAACATTTAAAACAGCTCTTATCCAAGCTGGAGAAACTGCTGGAGTCATTATGGCTATGCTTTTTTCTGTTATGATTTTAAGCAGGCTATATGTAAGTGAAAATCTACCAAATATGATTTTACAATTTTTAACATCCATTTCTGAAAAAAAAGTAATCATTCTCATCATGATTAATTTATTTATGATAATTTTAGGTATGATTATGGATGACTGCTCAGCAACTATTTTAGCAGCACCTATTTTACTTCCTGTTATTGTAGCTTTAGGAGTCAGCCCTATACATTTTGCAGCAATTCTTGGAGTTAATATAGGTATGGGAAATGTAACACCCCCTACAGCTCCATTATTATATTTAGCTGGAAGGATCTCCAAAGCAGAAGTTAAAGAAATGCTGGGACCAGATATAGCATTGATTTGTTTTGCATGGTTTCCTACTTTAATTTTGACTACTTATATCCCTGCTTTTGGGCTATTCCTGCCAAAACTATTTGGTTATCTATAA
- a CDS encoding TRAP transporter small permease, whose amino-acid sequence MLKKLDNFLENIENIILIITGIAVCLLIFIGAMMRYIFKIDFYGSEEIILFISFWLYFTGSAVAAKKNSHIDANMLSIFIKNQKTLQIFSLIKNLIALFIAVIVTFWCYKYVSWSADMGAASNVFKLPNIIGQIPIFISFFIWDIYLIRDVINNFKNLKTFSS is encoded by the coding sequence ATGCTTAAAAAATTAGATAATTTCCTAGAAAATATAGAAAATATAATACTTATCATTACAGGTATTGCAGTGTGTTTACTTATTTTTATTGGTGCTATGATGCGTTACATTTTTAAAATTGACTTTTATGGCTCTGAAGAAATAATTTTGTTTATATCATTTTGGTTATATTTTACTGGAAGTGCTGTTGCAGCAAAAAAAAATTCCCATATTGATGCTAATATGTTAAGTATTTTTATCAAAAATCAAAAGACTTTACAAATTTTCAGCCTAATTAAAAATCTAATAGCTCTATTTATAGCAGTTATTGTCACTTTTTGGTGCTATAAATATGTTTCATGGTCTGCTGATATGGGAGCAGCATCTAATGTTTTTAAATTACCTAATATAATAGGTCAAATTCCTATTTTTATTTCATTCTTTATATGGGATATATACCTGATAAGAGATGTAATAAATAACTTTAAAAATTTAAAAACTTTTTCTTCATAA
- a CDS encoding helix-turn-helix domain-containing protein: protein MDEKIGALLKRIRKQHKTTLQELAFKSGLSISYLSLLERGLNSPTIESLNKICQCLGITLTDLLLNLNSEKLLVEKKDRRIIFDNEGVRYETITEGNRHMKGTAMIVSDKVLHISESHIADEIGYMVQGVLELNLKGVIYEMHPGDTIYIPANTKHSFKKLSDDESISIWVYHNVALESVPTVFK, encoded by the coding sequence ATGGATGAAAAAATAGGCGCTCTTTTAAAAAGAATAAGAAAACAACATAAAACTACATTGCAGGAACTGGCTTTTAAATCTGGGCTATCAATAAGTTATTTAAGCTTATTGGAAAGAGGTCTTAATAGTCCTACAATTGAAAGCTTGAATAAAATTTGTCAATGCCTTGGAATAACCCTTACGGATTTGCTTTTAAACTTAAATTCTGAAAAGCTTTTAGTTGAAAAAAAGGATAGAAGAATTATATTTGATAATGAAGGAGTACGTTATGAAACAATAACTGAAGGAAATAGGCATATGAAAGGGACTGCAATGATAGTATCAGACAAAGTTCTCCATATTTCAGAATCTCATATAGCAGATGAAATTGGATATATGGTACAAGGAGTTTTAGAGTTGAATTTAAAAGGAGTTATTTATGAGATGCATCCTGGTGATACAATTTATATACCTGCAAATACAAAGCACTCTTTTAAAAAATTAAGTGATGATGAATCCATAAGTATTTGGGTATATCACAATGTAGCTTTAGAAAGTGTACCAACTGTTTTTAAATAA
- the dctP gene encoding TRAP transporter substrate-binding protein DctP: MKFKNAVSIFLTGFFILGSLTYAKDTGNFKPVVLKFANQHPSDSTASNADREICEEINKATEGRVKVELYTDSSLGDYTSIFEETMMGTIDMAHITAVETYDPKMSGAMLPYLGSNYEELEKAYAPDNYLFKTVSESAKKLGLHSFGFYCEGFSGIGVTKEIKDPAIPGKEKDVIVRIPGLDNFALPAKELGFRTSTIAYSDTYTSMQTGTVNGWVGGPPNLNYLYFRDVIKYYYHYQMTQEATQIFMNENKFNSLLPEDQAAITKIIQNKCKESLVLAKTDEEKYMKLMEDAGIKVIKFSDEERANFAKTIREKVWPKLTKHTSKKFMDNLLKSME; encoded by the coding sequence ATGAAATTCAAAAATGCAGTATCAATTTTTTTAACTGGCTTTTTTATTTTAGGCTCTCTTACTTATGCAAAAGATACAGGTAATTTTAAACCAGTTGTTTTAAAATTCGCAAATCAACATCCAAGTGACTCAACAGCTTCAAATGCTGACAGAGAAATATGCGAAGAAATAAATAAAGCGACTGAAGGAAGAGTGAAAGTAGAACTTTATACAGACAGCTCTTTGGGGGATTATACTAGTATATTCGAAGAAACTATGATGGGAACAATAGATATGGCTCATATTACAGCTGTTGAAACCTATGACCCTAAAATGTCTGGAGCTATGCTTCCCTATTTAGGTTCTAATTATGAAGAATTGGAAAAGGCTTACGCCCCAGATAATTATCTATTTAAAACTGTATCTGAAAGTGCTAAAAAATTAGGTTTACATAGTTTTGGTTTTTACTGTGAAGGATTTTCTGGTATAGGTGTAACTAAAGAAATAAAAGATCCAGCTATCCCTGGAAAAGAAAAAGATGTTATTGTTCGTATTCCTGGCCTTGATAACTTTGCATTACCTGCTAAAGAATTAGGTTTTAGAACATCTACTATTGCATATTCTGATACTTATACTTCTATGCAGACTGGTACAGTTAATGGTTGGGTAGGAGGACCTCCTAATTTAAACTACCTATATTTCCGTGATGTTATAAAATATTATTATCACTATCAAATGACTCAAGAAGCTACTCAAATTTTTATGAATGAAAATAAATTTAATTCTCTTCTTCCAGAAGATCAAGCAGCAATTACAAAAATTATTCAAAATAAATGTAAGGAAAGTCTTGTTCTTGCTAAAACAGATGAAGAAAAATATATGAAGCTTATGGAAGATGCTGGAATAAAAGTTATTAAATTCAGTGATGAAGAAAGAGCTAATTTTGCTAAAACTATTAGAGAAAAAGTATGGCCAAAACTTACAAAACATACATCTAAAAAATTTATGGACAATCTTTTGAAAAGCATGGAGTAA
- a CDS encoding aconitase X, with amino-acid sequence MLKLTDYEKKMLNGEMGAFKQKALEKIIEYAKVLNAEELCEVTKATVYYGAHPYLDVIKSDDYNEVFSKMMLCSDDKIYEIGDFSDECFIQTCCSGCDYYCYEPINISKEVFEKNKKYLQITRPKGVNIVGSCTPYLSGWIPIRGEHFVSTESSNILMCNSVFGACGNADGLEASTWSAICGRTPKWGNHILENRHATHIFEIQCKSDTEYDWDIIGIILGKILPGNARPVVTGNFKHPNLNKLKRLFASLATTSGCEICHIVGCTAEAPTLEAALNGHTPLGTFAITQKMYDDALSTICDEGSEAVQMVVLGCPHYALDEIKKVADLLKNKKVNENVSLQVWTDLAIQKLADINGYTEIIENAGGHLLNSSCPLVCGRTIFDNVKTGFVTDGAKQAHYLHSDLKNIKIFYGTTEKCIDAAIKGWWD; translated from the coding sequence ATGCTTAAATTAACTGATTACGAAAAAAAAATGCTGAATGGAGAAATGGGTGCTTTTAAACAAAAAGCTTTAGAAAAAATTATTGAATATGCAAAAGTATTAAATGCTGAAGAATTATGCGAAGTTACAAAGGCTACTGTATATTATGGGGCTCATCCTTATCTAGATGTTATAAAGTCAGATGATTATAATGAAGTCTTCTCAAAAATGATGTTATGTAGTGATGATAAAATATATGAAATTGGTGATTTCTCTGATGAATGTTTTATCCAAACCTGCTGCAGTGGATGTGATTATTATTGTTATGAACCTATAAATATATCAAAAGAAGTTTTTGAAAAGAATAAAAAATATCTGCAAATCACAAGACCAAAAGGAGTCAATATTGTTGGTTCTTGTACTCCATATCTAAGCGGATGGATTCCAATAAGAGGAGAACATTTTGTCTCAACTGAATCAAGTAATATCCTAATGTGCAATTCTGTTTTTGGAGCATGTGGAAATGCAGATGGTTTAGAGGCTTCAACTTGGTCTGCCATATGTGGAAGAACTCCAAAATGGGGGAATCATATACTAGAAAATAGACATGCCACTCATATTTTTGAAATCCAATGTAAAAGTGATACTGAATATGATTGGGATATAATTGGAATTATCTTAGGAAAAATATTACCAGGAAATGCTCGTCCTGTTGTAACAGGAAATTTTAAACATCCTAATCTCAATAAATTAAAACGACTCTTTGCTTCACTTGCTACTACAAGTGGATGTGAAATATGCCATATTGTTGGATGTACAGCTGAAGCTCCAACTTTAGAAGCTGCCCTAAATGGACATACTCCTCTTGGAACTTTTGCAATAACTCAAAAAATGTATGATGATGCTTTATCTACAATATGTGATGAAGGTAGTGAAGCTGTACAAATGGTTGTATTAGGATGTCCACATTATGCTTTAGATGAGATTAAAAAAGTGGCAGATTTATTAAAAAATAAAAAAGTCAATGAAAATGTTTCTTTACAGGTCTGGACAGATTTAGCTATTCAAAAACTTGCTGATATTAATGGTTATACAGAAATTATTGAAAATGCAGGAGGGCATCTTTTAAACAGTTCTTGTCCTCTAGTTTGTGGACGTACTATTTTTGATAATGTAAAAACAGGATTTGTAACAGATGGTGCAAAACAAGCTCACTATTTACACAGTGATTTAAAAAATATAAAAATATTTTATGGAACTACTGAAAAATGTATTGATGCTGCAATAAAAGGATGGTGGGATTAA
- a CDS encoding aconitase X swivel domain-containing protein — translation MKEIILKGRPAFPGKASGEAIVCPDSIQGWAGVDDKTGIIIEDSNIEKGKCIDKKILILPYGKGSTGWSGHFHSAAVSGFKPSGWLFSKIDSRSGVASAVLSIPTIADFPDDIDLFSLIKTGDFIEMDGDTGEVKIIKRDE, via the coding sequence ATGAAAGAAATTATTCTAAAGGGAAGACCTGCATTTCCTGGAAAAGCTTCTGGAGAAGCAATAGTATGTCCTGACAGTATTCAAGGTTGGGCAGGAGTTGATGATAAAACTGGGATAATAATAGAAGATTCAAATATTGAAAAAGGAAAATGTATTGATAAAAAAATATTAATATTACCATATGGAAAAGGATCTACTGGATGGTCTGGGCATTTTCACTCTGCTGCAGTTTCTGGTTTTAAACCTTCAGGTTGGCTGTTTTCTAAAATAGATTCAAGATCAGGAGTAGCTTCAGCTGTTTTATCAATTCCTACTATTGCTGATTTTCCTGATGACATAGATTTATTTTCTTTAATAAAAACTGGTGATTTTATAGAAATGGATGGAGATACTGGAGAAGTTAAAATCATAAAAAGAGATGAATAA
- a CDS encoding DUF1904 family protein, with the protein MPHLKISGISKEKIIDFSSNLTNIISNISNTSIDYIKVFYNPIEYISGKEKNIIIAEIYWMPRPQEICDKLAMEITNFFKTKGYDFIQVNYSEFPGNLFYENGTHY; encoded by the coding sequence ATGCCACATCTTAAAATAAGTGGAATTTCCAAAGAAAAAATTATAGACTTTTCCAGCAACTTAACTAATATCATTTCCAATATCTCTAATACTTCTATTGATTATATTAAAGTTTTTTATAATCCTATAGAATATATTTCTGGTAAAGAAAAAAATATTATAATTGCAGAAATATACTGGATGCCTCGTCCTCAAGAAATATGTGATAAATTAGCAATGGAAATAACTAATTTTTTTAAAACAAAAGGATATGATTTTATTCAAGTTAATTATAGTGAATTTCCAGGAAATCTTTTTTATGAAAATGGAACTCACTATTAA